In Bifidobacterium sp. ESL0745, one DNA window encodes the following:
- a CDS encoding acyl-CoA carboxylase subunit beta, whose amino-acid sequence MTDIMTTTAVEKAMSSDKPLDQQPIRASVARAAELARDAENHAHARQSAKGKFTARERLDLLFDTGTFQEIGRFTGGNINKGIAGSAVITGFGEVYGRKVAVYAQDFSVRGGTLGHAEGEKICHLMDMALDLKIPVVALIDSGGARIQEGVEALTQYGHIFQKTCEASGFIPQLSLILGPCAGGAVYCPALTDLIIMTRQNSNMFVTGPDVVKSVTGETISMEDLGGGKVHNAVSGVAHYLGEDEADAIDYARTVLAYLPSSSDAQPPVYAYAATRADLSTAERLGTIVPDNDRQPYDINEVIRCIVDYGEFVQVQELYARCAVVGFACIEGHPVGIVANQPNEQAGILDVDSSEKIARFVRLCDSFNLPVVTLVDTPGYKPGSDQEHAGIIRRGAKVIYAYANAQVPMVSVVLRKAFGGAYIVMGSKAIGADVNYAWPSSQIAVLGAAGAVNIIHRKDLHKAKERGQDVEALRQQYVDQYESETLNANLSLETGQIDAMIDPEQTREAIAESLRLLRGKKRVRRTSKHHGNQPM is encoded by the coding sequence ATGACCGACATCATGACCACCACGGCCGTCGAAAAAGCCATGTCCAGCGATAAGCCCCTCGACCAGCAGCCCATACGCGCTTCCGTTGCCCGCGCCGCCGAACTCGCTCGTGACGCCGAAAACCACGCCCACGCCCGTCAGAGCGCCAAAGGCAAGTTCACGGCCCGCGAGCGCCTCGACCTGCTCTTCGACACCGGCACCTTCCAGGAGATCGGCCGCTTCACTGGCGGCAACATCAACAAGGGCATCGCCGGTTCCGCCGTCATCACCGGTTTCGGTGAGGTCTACGGCCGCAAGGTCGCCGTCTACGCGCAGGACTTCTCCGTGCGCGGCGGCACGCTTGGCCACGCCGAAGGCGAGAAGATCTGCCACCTGATGGATATGGCGCTTGATTTGAAGATTCCGGTCGTCGCGCTGATCGATTCGGGTGGTGCGCGCATTCAGGAAGGCGTGGAAGCGTTGACCCAGTACGGCCATATCTTCCAGAAAACCTGCGAGGCCTCCGGCTTCATCCCGCAGCTTTCGCTGATTCTCGGACCCTGCGCAGGCGGCGCGGTCTATTGCCCGGCGCTCACCGACCTGATCATCATGACCCGCCAGAATTCCAATATGTTTGTCACCGGCCCCGACGTGGTCAAATCCGTGACCGGCGAGACGATTTCCATGGAGGACCTCGGCGGCGGCAAGGTGCACAACGCGGTTTCCGGCGTCGCGCACTACTTGGGCGAGGATGAGGCCGACGCCATCGATTACGCGCGTACGGTGCTCGCCTACCTGCCTTCCAGCTCGGATGCGCAGCCTCCGGTCTACGCCTACGCGGCCACCCGCGCCGACCTCTCCACGGCCGAGCGTTTGGGCACCATCGTGCCCGACAATGACCGCCAACCTTACGACATCAACGAGGTCATCCGCTGCATCGTCGACTACGGCGAATTCGTGCAGGTACAGGAGCTCTACGCGCGTTGCGCAGTGGTCGGTTTCGCCTGCATCGAAGGTCATCCGGTCGGCATTGTGGCGAACCAGCCCAACGAGCAGGCCGGCATTTTGGACGTCGATTCGAGCGAGAAGATCGCCCGGTTCGTCCGGCTTTGCGATTCGTTCAACCTGCCGGTGGTCACCTTGGTGGACACCCCCGGCTACAAGCCCGGCAGTGACCAGGAGCACGCAGGCATCATCCGCCGCGGCGCCAAGGTGATCTACGCCTATGCCAACGCGCAGGTGCCGATGGTTTCGGTCGTGCTGCGCAAGGCCTTTGGCGGCGCCTACATCGTCATGGGTTCCAAGGCGATCGGTGCCGATGTCAACTACGCCTGGCCTTCCAGCCAGATCGCGGTGCTCGGCGCCGCGGGCGCGGTCAACATCATCCACCGCAAGGACCTGCACAAGGCCAAGGAGCGCGGGCAGGACGTCGAGGCGCTGCGCCAGCAGTATGTTGACCAGTACGAAAGCGAGACGTTGAACGCGAACCTTTCGCTGGAGACGGGCCAGATCGACGCGATGATCGACCCCGAGCAGACGCGCGAGGCCATCGCCGAATCCCTGCGGTTGCTGCGTGGCAAGAAGCGCGTGCGCCGTACCAGCAAGCACCATGGCAACCAGCCGATGTGA
- a CDS encoding IS30 family transposase encodes MAAYEYGGKRYPDRKTMLAARRGHYIRLVNNGMNYTQAARTVGVSKRTGKVWRNGRTRSTGRNERPSVDCYRKGMEQPRTINGRYLSQEERLRMADLRRLGHGVRAIARAIGRPPSTVSREMRRNTNPASGLYEPYRAQQQAAARLRRPKPRRILADPRLRAAVSYGLSRHWSPEQISRRLVTAYPDDGTMRASHETIYQAIYVQAKGELRAGLKQALRQGRTGRRPQGTPDGRTKRFRDPMAMIAERPPEADDRAVPGHWEGDLITGAYNRSAIGTLVERTTRFTVLLHLPDGHDAGQVQQAIIEKMAGLPGPLRQSLTWDQGSEMARHAGIRTALDMDVYFCDPHSPWQRGTNENTNGLLRQYFPKGTDLSIYPEDYLDAVARELNDRPRKTLGWMTPSEKITPLLQGIRYPEPDN; translated from the coding sequence ATGGCGGCATACGAGTACGGCGGGAAACGCTATCCGGACCGCAAGACGATGCTGGCGGCCAGGCGCGGCCATTACATCCGGCTGGTCAACAACGGCATGAACTACACGCAGGCGGCCCGCACGGTCGGGGTGAGCAAGCGCACCGGCAAGGTCTGGCGCAACGGGCGCACCAGGAGCACCGGGCGCAACGAGAGACCGAGCGTCGACTGCTACCGTAAAGGCATGGAACAGCCCAGGACCATCAACGGACGGTATTTGAGCCAGGAGGAGCGCCTCCGGATGGCCGACCTGCGCCGCCTCGGCCACGGCGTGCGCGCCATAGCGCGCGCGATCGGCCGGCCGCCGTCGACGGTGAGCCGCGAGATGCGCCGCAACACCAACCCCGCCAGCGGCCTGTACGAGCCCTACCGCGCCCAGCAGCAGGCCGCCGCACGGCTCAGACGGCCGAAACCCCGCAGGATACTCGCCGACCCGAGGCTCCGTGCGGCCGTCTCCTACGGCCTCTCGCGGCACTGGAGCCCCGAGCAGATCAGCCGCCGGCTGGTCACGGCGTACCCGGATGATGGGACCATGCGCGCAAGCCACGAGACCATCTACCAGGCCATCTACGTCCAGGCCAAGGGCGAACTCAGGGCCGGGCTGAAACAGGCCCTGCGCCAGGGCCGCACCGGACGCAGGCCGCAGGGAACGCCCGACGGGCGGACGAAACGCTTCCGCGACCCCATGGCCATGATCGCCGAACGGCCGCCCGAGGCCGACGACCGCGCCGTGCCCGGCCACTGGGAGGGCGACCTCATCACCGGCGCATACAACAGGAGCGCCATCGGCACCCTCGTCGAGCGCACCACCCGGTTCACAGTGCTCCTGCACCTGCCCGACGGCCACGACGCCGGCCAGGTCCAGCAGGCCATCATCGAAAAGATGGCCGGCCTGCCCGGGCCCCTGCGCCAAAGCCTGACCTGGGACCAAGGCAGCGAGATGGCCCGCCACGCCGGCATCAGGACCGCCCTGGACATGGACGTCTACTTCTGCGACCCGCACTCGCCCTGGCAGCGCGGCACCAACGAGAACACCAACGGCCTGCTGCGCCAGTACTTCCCCAAAGGCACCGACCTCTCCATATACCCGGAGGACTACCTCGACGCCGTCGCCCGCGAACTCAACGACAGGCCCAGAAAGACCCTCGGATGGATGACACCCTCAGAAAAAATCACACCGCTCCTCCAAGGCATCCGATACCCTGAACCCGACAACTAG
- a CDS encoding SdrD B-like domain-containing protein: protein MQQPSAVAAGKDDAAAGSSSTSAGKSVEASQAQSDSSSSKQDASTSQKAGAAAGSSTTATGKVSSTAGSSASATGKDGAAAGSSSTSAGKSSEASQAQSGSSASKQATPAPQAEELTPQVGPQSEPEEMLDQQAAKISEFRLDPSKKWETGTAPWDSDNDPGNDKDANNDVVRSFDKISYNYNFAVQPDLPGTQFKKARVGFRFELPYSATKVTFNQADMGWMDKTAGFEPKVTQETIDGVPTQVLTAYRLLEGTKSQPIVVPGQSGVTLVLDVKLMNNGETVQPKAKSWVAQAVSTSHAPNDTVDRSMTNTPDKVTVSAKASLNIRADLTEVSQERTVNFDGAGASTQLNYGLGERKGMFGKVLWSVDMRQKNVDKGMRGLQKPNGDISFKISLNSIFAKGEDNKKQPAEAALQPYFWDSAWVKRSSYSQGRDPGTYGWYPTFDEWSAAGSESVSANPSLSQADHVYKNGNVTVDQNRESDRTVFNVTVKDYDTNGVFPRLAISHTLTDQCNTLFMAAGCTQQTAGELSTGYLYVVFPTTAPKSPGSSEMQGIFDHYSATRLSLMADMEEGGLSNEFVAAATGDKDRSNQAAENDDAKNKTIAVGLTTPIVNGINYSCTYDGVNRNGKNVSKGDIENGTDCATWRGSDWKYGTDSAPQGAGTRLYVSSIVTIGQTRQLPVAELNLVKIDPTVFDVPEKNQLDLRLYQQTNGKPLWSGWNLNPNKYGKTAVEVKYAVKPDGTSWIDDTEQNKTQLKDLVLYDSKAEAEQGGRTVVGLVFVGRTAEEAHRVGIVSRYTVGTIALPIKPDAKIGSVAQVTGASYMYTREQVKNFGLTSLNIDDDSKAGDVNWENASASFDALALYQKYAQENNSDYMPFHHTSADPIYYYKKAQYDSEKGYLGGDSGGRDLGDSMYVTGETPSVGIGVEQQNADASVKSVFDLDKQQRRVDWKLTGYVKPGKPGGASGTTTAYVSVTLPKGLEYEPGSAVLDGTYQSPTSVEASDGKVNGGTMLPDPTSTPGSRVLTWTLDRPVNDSLFVIHFSTKVGSPSDPAHDVKSNDAFPVQATIMSKRAMAQPSDVLGTSSTASMSVWGARHTTIGVDAQDPVVELKGDMTFDMMRYYRKDDDQGGAFAVNILPSNTKLDGTPGLSSYSGNYTLKGVKLKKADSHGAEQVHVYFAKASDLADKTENNISRDDVTGWEEGAIDADGNVTIPAGYEHAPAWGVVWTPASGATESNVNMSMTLTTGGANKIDSKYVDQWYSGPIHDQTSVGVANRVVSGKVWLDKNANGIMDSGEDDLPAGGVKISMVDQTGLGFTRGVSDTEPLSSAYPLTTDVASDGTFSFKGVPAGTHELQFTSKNGTYWTNLAVTKSDQGGDRALSSRPASETQSDKVDNEIRLHYALVDLPELPTIQDMPNGTYALEHENLGFIRMATSTISQAPRPERPADPITITVPVTPKPKPAPPTPSPKPTPDPEPAPSPTPNPDPAPDPAPSPTPMPNPSPSPKPNPSPTPMPNPSPSPAPSPSPAPKPGTEPTPSQSPEPTQGSEPAPSPAPSSDKNSNSIGNPNPGSSQSPTPAVPTSAPTTPTALTGGNPGMPQVGLPPRMLPQVPVIGQRDHIGSTVRPQQRNGQGQSPKRQYECITSGYVVGTVAYTSNSPLCGNDAPAEAIQITQPKLFMLWWLLPLILLLALALCRRNVPIVCQHRSAGERLVNVLG, encoded by the coding sequence TTGCAACAGCCGTCCGCGGTTGCTGCTGGTAAGGATGATGCGGCGGCTGGTTCGTCGTCGACGTCTGCGGGCAAGTCTGTTGAAGCTTCGCAGGCTCAGTCTGATTCATCTTCGTCAAAGCAGGATGCTTCCACGTCGCAGAAAGCAGGGGCTGCCGCCGGTTCCTCTACCACTGCTACCGGTAAGGTAAGTTCGACTGCTGGTTCCTCTGCTTCTGCCACTGGTAAGGATGGTGCGGCGGCTGGTTCGTCGTCGACGTCTGCGGGCAAGTCTTCTGAAGCTTCGCAGGCTCAGTCTGGTTCTTCTGCGTCAAAGCAGGCTACACCCGCGCCGCAGGCCGAGGAGCTTACTCCGCAGGTCGGTCCTCAGAGCGAGCCGGAAGAAATGCTTGACCAGCAGGCCGCCAAGATCAGTGAGTTCCGCTTGGATCCCTCGAAGAAATGGGAGACGGGTACTGCGCCTTGGGATTCTGACAATGACCCGGGCAACGACAAGGACGCCAACAACGATGTGGTGCGTTCGTTCGACAAGATCAGCTACAACTATAATTTCGCGGTTCAGCCTGACCTACCGGGCACGCAGTTCAAGAAGGCCCGTGTGGGCTTCCGCTTTGAACTCCCATACTCCGCGACGAAGGTCACGTTCAACCAGGCTGATATGGGCTGGATGGATAAGACCGCAGGTTTCGAACCCAAGGTGACACAGGAAACTATTGACGGTGTGCCGACTCAGGTGCTGACCGCCTACCGCCTGCTCGAGGGAACCAAGAGCCAGCCGATCGTGGTGCCGGGTCAGTCGGGCGTGACGCTGGTGCTGGATGTGAAGCTGATGAACAACGGCGAGACGGTGCAGCCGAAGGCGAAGTCGTGGGTGGCTCAGGCGGTTTCCACGAGCCATGCACCGAATGATACAGTCGATCGAAGCATGACGAACACGCCTGATAAAGTAACGGTTTCCGCGAAGGCCAGTCTAAACATCAGAGCTGATTTAACCGAAGTTTCGCAGGAGCGGACGGTTAATTTTGACGGTGCCGGTGCCTCGACGCAACTCAATTACGGCTTAGGCGAGCGCAAGGGCATGTTTGGTAAGGTTCTTTGGTCAGTTGACATGCGGCAGAAGAATGTCGACAAGGGTATGCGAGGCTTGCAAAAGCCCAATGGTGATATCTCTTTCAAGATTTCCCTGAACTCTATATTTGCGAAGGGCGAGGATAATAAGAAGCAGCCTGCCGAAGCCGCTTTACAGCCGTACTTTTGGGACAGTGCTTGGGTGAAAAGGAGTTCATATTCTCAAGGGCGTGACCCGGGAACATACGGATGGTATCCGACGTTTGATGAGTGGTCTGCCGCTGGATCAGAGTCTGTGTCCGCGAACCCTTCGCTCAGTCAGGCTGATCATGTATATAAGAACGGCAATGTGACAGTTGACCAGAATCGAGAATCTGACAGGACTGTTTTCAACGTAACGGTCAAGGATTATGACACCAACGGTGTCTTTCCCCGTCTGGCAATATCGCATACGCTAACTGACCAGTGTAATACGCTTTTTATGGCCGCCGGTTGCACACAGCAGACTGCAGGCGAGCTGTCGACCGGGTATCTGTATGTGGTTTTCCCGACCACGGCGCCGAAGAGTCCCGGAAGCTCCGAGATGCAAGGTATATTCGACCATTATAGTGCCACTCGTTTGTCTTTGATGGCTGACATGGAAGAGGGAGGCCTTTCCAACGAATTCGTCGCCGCCGCAACTGGTGATAAGGATCGTTCCAATCAGGCTGCAGAGAATGATGATGCGAAAAACAAAACGATAGCAGTAGGTCTCACGACTCCCATTGTTAATGGAATTAATTATTCGTGTACGTATGACGGTGTGAACAGAAACGGTAAGAATGTAAGTAAAGGCGATATAGAAAACGGGACTGATTGTGCTACGTGGCGTGGGTCAGACTGGAAGTATGGTACTGATTCGGCTCCTCAGGGGGCAGGTACCAGGCTGTATGTGAGCTCAATTGTGACTATCGGACAAACAAGACAGTTGCCTGTGGCTGAGCTCAATCTGGTGAAGATCGACCCGACCGTGTTTGACGTGCCAGAAAAGAACCAACTCGATTTGCGGCTGTACCAGCAAACTAATGGGAAGCCTCTGTGGAGTGGGTGGAACCTCAACCCGAATAAGTATGGCAAGACTGCTGTCGAGGTGAAGTATGCAGTCAAACCAGATGGGACGTCTTGGATCGATGACACCGAACAGAACAAGACACAGCTGAAAGACCTTGTTTTATATGATTCTAAGGCCGAAGCGGAGCAAGGTGGGCGTACCGTTGTTGGGCTGGTGTTTGTGGGTAGGACTGCCGAAGAGGCTCACAGAGTTGGAATTGTGAGTAGATACACCGTGGGGACGATTGCATTGCCCATTAAGCCTGATGCCAAGATTGGTAGCGTGGCACAGGTTACAGGGGCGTCGTACATGTATACACGCGAGCAGGTGAAAAACTTCGGCCTGACAAGCTTGAATATTGATGATGACAGCAAGGCGGGCGATGTCAATTGGGAAAATGCATCTGCAAGTTTTGATGCACTGGCTCTCTACCAGAAGTATGCCCAAGAAAATAACAGTGATTATATGCCGTTCCACCATACTTCTGCAGACCCGATTTATTACTACAAGAAGGCACAATACGATTCGGAGAAGGGTTATCTTGGTGGCGATTCTGGTGGCCGAGACCTTGGCGACTCAATGTATGTTACCGGTGAGACGCCTTCCGTTGGCATTGGGGTTGAGCAACAGAACGCAGATGCCAGCGTTAAATCCGTTTTCGACTTGGACAAACAGCAGCGTCGGGTCGATTGGAAGCTGACCGGTTATGTTAAACCAGGCAAGCCTGGTGGTGCTTCAGGCACGACCACGGCGTATGTCAGCGTGACGCTGCCCAAGGGGCTTGAGTACGAACCTGGTAGTGCTGTGTTGGATGGCACGTACCAGTCGCCGACTAGTGTAGAGGCTTCCGATGGCAAGGTGAACGGCGGCACGATGCTGCCTGATCCGACCAGTACCCCCGGTTCTCGGGTGCTGACGTGGACGTTGGACAGGCCGGTGAACGACAGCCTGTTCGTGATTCATTTCTCCACGAAGGTGGGAAGTCCTTCGGATCCTGCGCATGATGTGAAGTCGAATGATGCTTTCCCCGTACAGGCTACGATCATGTCCAAGCGCGCGATGGCTCAGCCGTCGGATGTTCTGGGTACCTCTTCGACGGCGTCGATGAGTGTGTGGGGTGCGCGTCATACCACTATCGGTGTGGATGCGCAGGACCCGGTCGTCGAGTTGAAGGGCGATATGACGTTCGACATGATGCGCTATTACCGCAAGGACGATGATCAGGGTGGCGCGTTCGCGGTGAACATTTTGCCGTCGAACACGAAGCTCGACGGGACACCAGGTCTGTCGTCCTACTCTGGCAACTACACCCTGAAGGGTGTGAAGCTCAAGAAGGCCGACAGCCATGGTGCCGAGCAAGTGCATGTCTATTTCGCCAAGGCCAGTGATTTGGCAGACAAGACGGAAAACAATATCAGCCGGGATGATGTGACCGGATGGGAGGAAGGCGCCATCGATGCTGACGGTAATGTGACAATCCCTGCCGGGTATGAACATGCGCCGGCGTGGGGTGTGGTGTGGACGCCGGCTTCCGGTGCCACCGAAAGCAATGTCAACATGTCGATGACACTCACGACGGGTGGGGCCAACAAGATCGACAGCAAGTATGTCGACCAGTGGTACTCCGGTCCGATCCATGATCAGACGTCGGTCGGTGTGGCCAACCGCGTGGTCAGCGGCAAGGTGTGGCTGGACAAGAACGCCAATGGCATTATGGATTCCGGTGAAGATGATCTGCCGGCCGGTGGTGTGAAGATCTCCATGGTCGATCAGACGGGTCTTGGCTTCACACGTGGTGTGAGCGATACTGAGCCGCTGTCCAGCGCGTATCCGTTGACGACGGATGTGGCCTCTGATGGCACGTTCAGCTTCAAGGGTGTGCCTGCCGGAACGCACGAGCTGCAGTTCACTTCCAAGAATGGTACTTATTGGACGAACCTTGCCGTCACCAAGTCCGATCAGGGCGGGGACAGGGCGTTGAGCTCGCGCCCGGCCTCTGAGACGCAGAGCGACAAGGTCGATAACGAGATTCGCCTGCATTATGCATTGGTCGATCTCCCCGAGTTGCCGACGATTCAGGATATGCCGAATGGCACGTACGCGCTCGAGCATGAGAATCTCGGGTTCATCAGGATGGCTACGTCGACTATTTCACAGGCTCCGCGTCCGGAGCGTCCGGCGGATCCTATTACTATTACGGTGCCTGTGACTCCGAAGCCTAAGCCTGCGCCGCCTACCCCGTCTCCGAAGCCGACTCCTGATCCTGAGCCTGCTCCGTCTCCGACGCCGAACCCCGATCCGGCTCCCGATCCTGCACCATCACCGACTCCGATGCCGAATCCATCACCGAGCCCGAAGCCGAACCCATCACCGACTCCGATGCCGAACCCATCACCGAGCCCGGCCCCGTCGCCGTCTCCTGCACCGAAGCCCGGAACCGAACCCACGCCGTCTCAGTCTCCTGAGCCGACGCAAGGGTCTGAGCCGGCTCCGTCTCCAGCTCCCAGCTCGGATAAGAATTCGAATTCCATTGGAAATCCGAATCCCGGGTCTTCCCAGTCTCCGACTCCGGCTGTTCCAACGTCGGCTCCGACTACTCCGACAGCCCTGACTGGTGGGAATCCAGGAATGCCGCAGGTTGGTCTTCCGCCTCGTATGCTGCCGCAGGTTCCCGTGATCGGGCAGCGTGACCATATCGGTTCCACCGTACGTCCTCAGCAAAGGAATGGGCAAGGCCAATCGCCGAAGCGGCAATATGAGTGCATAACTTCCGGATATGTCGTAGGTACTGTTGCATACACGTCTAATAGCCCGCTGTGCGGTAACGATGCGCCCGCTGAGGCGATTCAGATTACGCAGCCGAAGTTGTTCATGTTGTGGTGGTTGTTGCCTCTGATTCTGCTGTTGGCATTGGCCCTGTGCAGGCGCAACGTGCCGATAGTCTGCCAGCACCGTTCTGCCGGTGAACGTTTGGTCAATGTGCTCGGCTAG
- a CDS encoding biotin carboxylase N-terminal domain-containing protein, which yields MVKNVNKLLVANRGEIALRVIRTAHEMGIPTVAIYAEQDRDAQYVQMADEAYLLHGDSYRAYMDEDLIIDVLHRSGADAVHPGYGYLSEIASFADKVIKAGATWIGPSPTALTDLGDKITARRVAKRAHVPPVPGLSEPVSNMRELLTFAQINGYPVMMKRTDGGGGKGITLVHNDDELRSFYMNHDALEGGDLNEYFVELFIDKARHVETQSGRDSHGNFTVYSTRDCTVQRRNQKLIEEAPAPYLTDDEKEQLERYSRSLFSAVDYVGLGTCEFMVTGQHKVYFLEVNPRLQVEHTVSEQVCGLDLVREQINIANGEELTKAPQSRGHAFELRITSEDPDKNLTPSGGTLTRLDWPSGPGIRIDSGVKVGDVVSPKFDSMMGKLVVTAQDRPTAVARVRRALKEFKLEGVPTPKTLFETIFNDPEFTAEDDHSFSVYTKWLERKYLNRKPNTAGTGQPASLSGGEEKPKKQETDSFVIEVDNKRVKLTVPRDIVDNLTGSARARGSRRPTQPLRGSSTGAVEERAKANDGKSGVIDSPMQAIVTRVNVAEGQVVNKGDLLAVLESMKMENYVYAPVNGTVQKIFVGPSDSVDAGTTLMKIDVDGAANREKSGASDKAADNADAASAPDSAANVSSASPADGTNKESDR from the coding sequence ATGGTCAAAAATGTCAATAAACTGCTGGTGGCGAACCGCGGCGAAATCGCATTGCGCGTCATCCGCACGGCCCACGAAATGGGGATACCGACCGTAGCGATTTACGCCGAGCAGGACAGAGATGCACAATATGTACAGATGGCCGACGAAGCCTATCTGCTGCATGGGGATTCCTACCGGGCCTATATGGATGAGGATCTGATTATCGACGTGCTGCACCGCAGCGGCGCCGACGCCGTCCACCCCGGATACGGCTACCTTTCCGAAATCGCCTCGTTTGCCGACAAGGTCATCAAGGCCGGCGCCACCTGGATCGGCCCGAGCCCGACGGCGCTGACGGACCTCGGCGACAAGATCACCGCCCGCCGCGTGGCCAAACGTGCGCACGTGCCACCGGTGCCCGGCCTTTCCGAGCCCGTGAGCAACATGCGCGAGCTGCTGACGTTCGCCCAGATCAACGGATATCCGGTAATGATGAAGCGCACTGATGGTGGTGGCGGCAAGGGCATCACCCTGGTGCACAACGACGACGAGCTGCGTAGTTTCTATATGAACCATGACGCGCTGGAAGGCGGAGACCTCAACGAATATTTCGTCGAGCTCTTCATCGACAAGGCTCGTCACGTCGAAACCCAGTCCGGACGCGATTCGCACGGCAACTTCACCGTCTACTCCACGCGTGATTGCACGGTGCAGCGCCGCAACCAGAAGCTCATCGAGGAGGCTCCGGCCCCCTACCTCACCGACGACGAGAAGGAACAGCTCGAGCGCTACTCCCGCAGCCTCTTCAGCGCCGTTGATTACGTCGGCCTGGGGACCTGCGAGTTCATGGTCACCGGGCAGCACAAGGTCTACTTCCTTGAGGTCAACCCGCGCCTGCAGGTGGAGCACACGGTTTCCGAACAGGTCTGTGGCCTTGATTTGGTTCGTGAGCAGATCAACATCGCCAACGGCGAGGAACTCACCAAGGCCCCGCAAAGCCGCGGCCACGCTTTCGAACTGCGCATCACCAGCGAGGACCCGGACAAGAACCTCACCCCGTCCGGTGGCACGCTCACCCGTCTCGATTGGCCCAGCGGCCCCGGCATTCGCATCGATTCGGGCGTGAAGGTCGGCGACGTGGTCTCCCCGAAGTTCGATTCGATGATGGGCAAGCTCGTCGTCACCGCACAGGACCGGCCCACCGCCGTCGCCCGCGTGCGTCGTGCGCTGAAGGAATTCAAGCTGGAAGGCGTGCCCACGCCGAAAACGCTTTTCGAGACGATCTTCAACGATCCCGAATTCACCGCCGAAGACGACCACTCCTTCTCCGTATATACCAAGTGGCTTGAGCGCAAGTACCTGAACCGCAAGCCCAACACGGCCGGCACTGGCCAGCCCGCCTCGCTTTCCGGCGGCGAGGAGAAGCCGAAGAAACAGGAGACCGATTCCTTCGTCATCGAGGTCGACAACAAACGCGTCAAACTGACCGTTCCGCGCGACATCGTCGACAATCTCACCGGTTCGGCCCGCGCCCGCGGTTCACGTCGACCGACCCAGCCGCTGCGCGGTTCGTCGACGGGTGCCGTCGAGGAACGCGCGAAAGCCAACGACGGCAAGTCCGGCGTCATCGACTCGCCGATGCAGGCCATCGTCACCCGCGTCAACGTCGCGGAAGGCCAGGTGGTCAACAAGGGCGACCTGTTGGCCGTGCTCGAAAGCATGAAGATGGAGAACTACGTCTACGCGCCCGTCAACGGCACCGTGCAGAAGATCTTCGTCGGCCCGTCCGATTCCGTGGACGCCGGCACGACATTGATGAAGATCGATGTGGACGGCGCCGCCAACCGCGAGAAGTCCGGAGCCAGCGACAAGGCGGCTGATAACGCCGATGCTGCTTCCGCCCCCGATAGCGCCGCAAACGTTTCGTCTGCCTCGCCTGCCGACGGCACGAACAAGGAGAGCGATCGCTGA